In a single window of the Cydia amplana chromosome 4, ilCydAmpl1.1, whole genome shotgun sequence genome:
- the LOC134663253 gene encoding ATP-dependent 6-phosphofructokinase isoform X1 has protein sequence MDVTATQRFIERGSHKGKGLAVFTSGGDSQGMNAAVRSVVRMGIYLGCKVYFIREGYQGMVDGGDNIEEANWSSVSSIIHKGGTIIGSARCMDFIKREGRLKAAYNLVTRGITNLVVIGGDGSLTGANLFRQEWSSLLDELLENNKITKDQREKYKFLHIAGMVGSIDNDFCGTDMTIGTDSALHRIIEAIDAIVSTAYSHQRTFIMEVMGRHCGYLAVVTGLASEADFVFIPESPPSVDWSAKLCDKLEQERKSGQRLNIIIVAEGAIDREGKPITAELVKKVVVDNLQQDTRITVLGHVQRGGSPSAFDRILGCRMGAEAVMALMEATPETEPCVVTLDGNQAVRLPLMECVRRTKAVAQAMADKNWDLAVQLRGRSFARNLETYKMLTRLKPPKEAFDADGKPSEGYTLAVMHVGAPACGMNAAVRSFVRNCIYRGDTVLGIHDGVEGFISGNIVKMDWSDVTGWVGQGGAFLGTKRTLPGDKKAEMAARIKQFNIQGLLIIGGFEAYQAGLELYESRHQFAEFNIPLVVIPSTISNNVPGTDFSLGADTALNEITEICDRIRQSAQGTKRRVFVIETMGGYCGYLATLAGLAGGADAAYIYEEKFSIKDLQQDVYHMASKMTGGIQRGLILRNEKANDNYNTDFIYRLYSEEGKGLFTARSNVLGHMQQGGSPTPFDRNMGTKMAAKCLHWLVETLQRGPATGADTACLLGVVKRQYKFTPLEDLKAQTNFAQRIPKQQWWMKLRPLLRILAKHDSTYEEEGMYMTVEQGEIDSENVI, from the exons ATGGATGTGACGGCAACGCAAAGGTTTATTGAGAGAGGGTCCCATAAAGGGAAGGGGCTCGCAGTATTTACGAGCGGAGGTGACTCCCAGGGCATGAATGCTGCGGTGCGGTCAGTGGTTCGAATGGGTATTTACTTGGGATGCAAAGTATACTTCATTCGCGAAGGTTACCAGGGCATGGTGGACGGAGGAGACAACATTGAGGAAGCTAACTGGTCTTCTGTGAGCTCCATTATTCATAAAGGAGGCACCATTATTGGTTCAGCCCGATGCATGGATTTCAT CAAAAGAGAGGGTCGTCTGAAAGCAGCATACAACCTTGTTACTCGAGGCATTACAAATCTGGTGGTCATTGGAGGTGACGGATCTCTGACTGGAGCTAACCTCTTCCGTCAGGAGTGGTCGAGCCTTCTTGATGAACTGCTGGAAAATAATAAGATCACCAAAGATCAGAGAGAAAAATACAAATTCTTGCACATTGCGGGAATG GTTGGTTCCATTGACAATGATTTCTGTGGTACGGACATGACCATAGGCACGGACTCAGCTCTGCACCGAATTATCGAGGCTATTGATGCCATCGTGAGCACGGCATACTCGCATCAAAGAACTTTCATCATGGAGGTCATGGGTAGACACTGCGG ATATCTTGCTGTGGTAACGGGATTAGCGTCTGAAGCGGACTTTGTGTTTATCCCCGAGTCGCCTCCATCAGTTGACTGGAGCGCTAAACTATGTGATAAGTTAGAACAG GAAAGGAAATCGGGCCAGCGGTTAAACATCATCATAGTGGCGGAGGGAGCCATCGACCGCGAGGGCAAACCCATCACCGCCGAACTCGTGAAGAAAGTGGTCGTGGACAACCTGCAGCAAGACACGCGCATCACCGTGCTGGGTCACGTGCAGCGCGGAGGCTCGCCTTCGGCGTTCGACAGGATTCTG GGTTGCCGCATGGGAGCTGAAGCAGTGATGGCGCTCATGGAGGCCACCCCGGAAACCGAACCGTGCGTGGTGACCCTGGACGGCAACCAGGCTGTGCGCCTCCCCCTCATGGAGTGCGTGCGACGCACTAAAGCGGTCGCTCAG GCCATGGCAGACAAGAACTGGGACTTGGCGGTTCAGCTGCGTGGCCGCAGCTTCGCTCGCAACCTGGAGACCTACAAGATGCTGACGCGCCTGAAGCCTCCCAAGGAGGCCTTTGATGCCGACGGGAAACCTTCC GAGGGCTACACACTGGCAGTCATGCACGTGGGCGCGCCCGCGTGCGGCATGAACGCGGCCGTGCGCTCGTTCGTGCGCAACTGCATCTACCGCGGCGACACCGTGCTCGGCATACACGACGGCGTCGAGGGCTTCATCAGCGGCAACATCGTCAAGATGGACTG gTCGGACGTAACGGGCTGGGTGGGGCAGGGCGGCGCGTTCCTGGGCACTAAACGCACGCTTCCCGGGGACAAGAAGGCAGAGATGGCCGCTCGCATCAAGCAGTTCAACATCCAGGGCTTATTGATCATCGGCGGATTTGAG GCGTACCAAGCAGGCTTGGAGTTATACGAATCCCGTCACCAATTCGCCGAATTCAACATCCCCCTAGTGGTGATCCCATCAACCATCAGCAACAACGTACCCGGCACTGACTTCTCACTAGGAGCTGATACAGCCCTCAACGAGATCACTGAGATCTGCGACCGCATCCGTCAATCCGCACAG gGTACGAAACGTCGTGTGTTCGTCATTGAAACCATGGGCGGATATTGCGGCTATTTAGCTACCTTAGCAG GCCTGGCCGGTGGCGCCGACGCTGCCTATATCTACGAAGAAAAATTCTCCATCAAGGACTTGCAGCAAGACGTGTACCACATGGCGTCTAAAATGACGGGCGGCATTCAGCGCGGGCTCATTCTGCGTAACGAGAAGGCTAACGACAATTATAACACTGACTTTATCTACCGGCTGTATTCGGAAGAGGGCAAGGGATTGTTCACTGCTAGGAGCAATGTGTTGG GTCACATGCAGCAAGGCGGCTCCCCGACGCCGTTCGACCGCAACATGGGCACCAAGATGGCCGCCAAGTGCCTGCACTGGCTGGTGGAGACGCTGCAGCGCGGGCCCGCCACCGGCGCCGACACCGCCTGCCTGCTCGGCGTCGTCAAGCGACAGTACAAGTTCACGCCACTCGAGGATCTCAAGGCCCAGACCAACTTTgc GCAAAGAATACCAAAGCAGCAATGGTGGATGAAACTGCGTCCCCTGCTCCGTATCTTGGCGAAGCACGACTCCACCTACGAAGAAGAAGGAATGTACATGACCGTTGAACAAGGAGAGATTGACTCAGAAAatgtcatttaa
- the LOC134663253 gene encoding ATP-dependent 6-phosphofructokinase isoform X2, whose amino-acid sequence MDVTATQRFIERGSHKGKGLAVFTSGGDSQGMNAAVRSVVRMGIYLGCKVYFIREGYQGMVDGGDNIEEANWSSVSSIIHKGGTIIGSARCMDFIKREGRLKAAYNLVTRGITNLVVIGGDGSLTGANLFRQEWSSLLDELLENNKITKDQREKYKFLHIAGMVGSIDNDFCGTDMTIGTDSALHRIIEAIDAIVSTAYSHQRTFIMEVMGRHCGYLALVAALASEADQVFIPEDPVPNNWVEKLCKRLAQERKSGQRLNIIIVAEGAIDREGKPITAELVKKVVVDNLQQDTRITVLGHVQRGGSPSAFDRILGCRMGAEAVMALMEATPETEPCVVTLDGNQAVRLPLMECVRRTKAVAQAMADKNWDLAVQLRGRSFARNLETYKMLTRLKPPKEAFDADGKPSEGYTLAVMHVGAPACGMNAAVRSFVRNCIYRGDTVLGIHDGVEGFISGNIVKMDWSDVTGWVGQGGAFLGTKRTLPGDKKAEMAARIKQFNIQGLLIIGGFEAYQAGLELYESRHQFAEFNIPLVVIPSTISNNVPGTDFSLGADTALNEITEICDRIRQSAQGTKRRVFVIETMGGYCGYLATLAGLAGGADAAYIYEEKFSIKDLQQDVYHMASKMTGGIQRGLILRNEKANDNYNTDFIYRLYSEEGKGLFTARSNVLGHMQQGGSPTPFDRNMGTKMAAKCLHWLVETLQRGPATGADTACLLGVVKRQYKFTPLEDLKAQTNFAQRIPKQQWWMKLRPLLRILAKHDSTYEEEGMYMTVEQGEIDSENVI is encoded by the exons ATGGATGTGACGGCAACGCAAAGGTTTATTGAGAGAGGGTCCCATAAAGGGAAGGGGCTCGCAGTATTTACGAGCGGAGGTGACTCCCAGGGCATGAATGCTGCGGTGCGGTCAGTGGTTCGAATGGGTATTTACTTGGGATGCAAAGTATACTTCATTCGCGAAGGTTACCAGGGCATGGTGGACGGAGGAGACAACATTGAGGAAGCTAACTGGTCTTCTGTGAGCTCCATTATTCATAAAGGAGGCACCATTATTGGTTCAGCCCGATGCATGGATTTCAT CAAAAGAGAGGGTCGTCTGAAAGCAGCATACAACCTTGTTACTCGAGGCATTACAAATCTGGTGGTCATTGGAGGTGACGGATCTCTGACTGGAGCTAACCTCTTCCGTCAGGAGTGGTCGAGCCTTCTTGATGAACTGCTGGAAAATAATAAGATCACCAAAGATCAGAGAGAAAAATACAAATTCTTGCACATTGCGGGAATG GTTGGTTCCATTGACAATGATTTCTGTGGTACGGACATGACCATAGGCACGGACTCAGCTCTGCACCGAATTATCGAGGCTATTGATGCCATCGTGAGCACGGCATACTCGCATCAAAGAACTTTCATCATGGAGGTCATGGGTAGACACTGCGG TTACCTGGCCCTCGTGGCCGCTCTGGCGAGCGAGGCAGATCAAGTATTCATTCCCGAGGACCCTGTTCCCAATAATTGGGTTGAAAAGCTTTGCAAACGATTGGCTCAG GAAAGGAAATCGGGCCAGCGGTTAAACATCATCATAGTGGCGGAGGGAGCCATCGACCGCGAGGGCAAACCCATCACCGCCGAACTCGTGAAGAAAGTGGTCGTGGACAACCTGCAGCAAGACACGCGCATCACCGTGCTGGGTCACGTGCAGCGCGGAGGCTCGCCTTCGGCGTTCGACAGGATTCTG GGTTGCCGCATGGGAGCTGAAGCAGTGATGGCGCTCATGGAGGCCACCCCGGAAACCGAACCGTGCGTGGTGACCCTGGACGGCAACCAGGCTGTGCGCCTCCCCCTCATGGAGTGCGTGCGACGCACTAAAGCGGTCGCTCAG GCCATGGCAGACAAGAACTGGGACTTGGCGGTTCAGCTGCGTGGCCGCAGCTTCGCTCGCAACCTGGAGACCTACAAGATGCTGACGCGCCTGAAGCCTCCCAAGGAGGCCTTTGATGCCGACGGGAAACCTTCC GAGGGCTACACACTGGCAGTCATGCACGTGGGCGCGCCCGCGTGCGGCATGAACGCGGCCGTGCGCTCGTTCGTGCGCAACTGCATCTACCGCGGCGACACCGTGCTCGGCATACACGACGGCGTCGAGGGCTTCATCAGCGGCAACATCGTCAAGATGGACTG gTCGGACGTAACGGGCTGGGTGGGGCAGGGCGGCGCGTTCCTGGGCACTAAACGCACGCTTCCCGGGGACAAGAAGGCAGAGATGGCCGCTCGCATCAAGCAGTTCAACATCCAGGGCTTATTGATCATCGGCGGATTTGAG GCGTACCAAGCAGGCTTGGAGTTATACGAATCCCGTCACCAATTCGCCGAATTCAACATCCCCCTAGTGGTGATCCCATCAACCATCAGCAACAACGTACCCGGCACTGACTTCTCACTAGGAGCTGATACAGCCCTCAACGAGATCACTGAGATCTGCGACCGCATCCGTCAATCCGCACAG gGTACGAAACGTCGTGTGTTCGTCATTGAAACCATGGGCGGATATTGCGGCTATTTAGCTACCTTAGCAG GCCTGGCCGGTGGCGCCGACGCTGCCTATATCTACGAAGAAAAATTCTCCATCAAGGACTTGCAGCAAGACGTGTACCACATGGCGTCTAAAATGACGGGCGGCATTCAGCGCGGGCTCATTCTGCGTAACGAGAAGGCTAACGACAATTATAACACTGACTTTATCTACCGGCTGTATTCGGAAGAGGGCAAGGGATTGTTCACTGCTAGGAGCAATGTGTTGG GTCACATGCAGCAAGGCGGCTCCCCGACGCCGTTCGACCGCAACATGGGCACCAAGATGGCCGCCAAGTGCCTGCACTGGCTGGTGGAGACGCTGCAGCGCGGGCCCGCCACCGGCGCCGACACCGCCTGCCTGCTCGGCGTCGTCAAGCGACAGTACAAGTTCACGCCACTCGAGGATCTCAAGGCCCAGACCAACTTTgc GCAAAGAATACCAAAGCAGCAATGGTGGATGAAACTGCGTCCCCTGCTCCGTATCTTGGCGAAGCACGACTCCACCTACGAAGAAGAAGGAATGTACATGACCGTTGAACAAGGAGAGATTGACTCAGAAAatgtcatttaa
- the LOC134663259 gene encoding potential E3 ubiquitin-protein ligase ariadne-2 codes for MSAESDMEYSDNDGDDYDYYGGQDDCDMEAVDRSKADPEYFLFSCHKVEEVEKLLNESIELLSNSLQITPSLAKVMLHAYEWNAQEIIAKYKNNANEVLVYSRVKPRVPSVQAGSSRMSCAVCANTPALTKYSALACGHYFCNECWAMHFEVQIMQGVSNTIQCMAQDCEVRAPEDFVLSHVAKPALRERYQQFMFKDHVKSHPQLRFCPGPNCQWIFQAWVRTGARRVECSGCELLTCFSCGAPHHAPTDCATIRRWLTKCADDSETANYISAHTKDCPKCQICIEKNGGCNHMQCGACRHDFCWVCLGDWKTHGSEYYECSRYKEDPNLTNDNQHAQAREALKKYLHYYERWENHARSLKLEEQTLASLKSRINQKVMAGEGTWIDWQYLWDSARLLKRCRYTLQYTYPYAYYMEVGPRKELFEYQQAQLEAEIENLSWKVERAETTDRGDLENQMDIAEKRRTTLLKDFLEFNTNSASSSKA; via the exons ATGTCTGCGGAATCTGATATGGAATACTCGGATAACGATGGGGACGACTACGATTACTACGGAGGACAAGACGATTGTGATATGGAAGCGGTGGACCGTAGTAAGGCTGATcccgaatattttttattttcctgtCACAAGGTAGAAGAAGTAGAAAAATTGTTAAACGAATCGATTGAATTGCTCAGCAACAGCCTACAAATAACACCTTCGCTGGCAAAG GTTATGTTACATGCATATGAATGGAATGCTCAAGAGATTATAGctaagtataaaaataatgcTAATGAAGTGCTAGTGTACAGCCGGGTGAAGCCTCGGGTCCCCTCTGTCCAAGCAGGCTCCAGCAGGATGTCCTGTGCAGTCTGTGCCAACACCCCAGCCCTGACCAAGTACAGTGCTCTTGCTTGCGGACATTACTTCTGCAATGAATGCTGGGCTATGCACTTTGAAGTACAAATTATGCAAG GTGTGTCAAACACAATTCAGTGCATGGCCCAGGACTGTGAAGTGAGAGCTCCAGAGGACTTTGTGTTGTCGCATGTGGCAAAACCGGCGCTACGAGAACGCTACCAGCAGTTTATGTTCAAAGATCATGTTAAATCACATCCACAACTTAGATTTTGCCCAGGTCCAAATTGTCAG TGGATATTCCAAGCGTGGGTGCGGACGGGCGCGCGCCGGGTGGAGTGCTCGGGCTGCGAGCTGCTCACGTGCTTCTCGTGCGGCGCGCCGCACCACGCGCCCACCGACTGCGCCACCATCCGCCGCTGGCTCACCAAGTGCGCGGACGACTCCGAGACGGCCAACTACATCAGTGCGCACACTAAG GATTGTCCTAAATGCCAAATATGCATAGAGAAAAATGGAGGTTGCAATCACATGCAGTGCGGAGCTTGTAGACACGACTTTTGTTGGGTGTGCCTGGGTGACTGGAAAACGCACGGCTCTGAATACTACGAGTGCAGTCGTTATAAGGAAGACCCTAATTTAACCAATGACAATCAACATGCACag GCACGCGAGGCTCTCAAAAAGTATTTGCATTATTATGAAAGATGGGAAAATCACGCACGATCTCTGAAACTTGAGGAGCAGACTTTAGCAAGTCTCAAAAGCCGTATTAATCAAAAG gtGATGGCTGGGGAGGGTACTTGGATTGACTGGCAGTACCTGTGGGATTCCGCGAGACTACTGAAGCGCTGCCGATATACCTTGCAGTATACATACCCTTATGCTTATTATATGGAAGTTGGACCTCGAAAAGAACTATTTGAGTACCAGCAG GCCCAGTTGGAAGCAGAGATTGAAAACTTATCATGGAAGGTAGAACGGGCAGAGACGACAGATCGCGGCGATTTAGAGAATCAAATGGACATAGCAGAGAAAAGACGCACTACATTACTCAAAGATTTCCTAGAATTTAATACAAATAGTGCTTCCAGCAGTAAAGCATAA